The proteins below come from a single Chloroflexota bacterium genomic window:
- a CDS encoding histidine triad nucleotide-binding protein, with protein MTQDCIFCKIVTGEIPADIVYQDEQVTAFRDIDPQAPVHVLLVPNEHISSLGAVDNSNAETLGHLMSVVSQIAQSEGIAESGFRLVFNTGKDGGMAVHHLHGHILGGRQMGWPPG; from the coding sequence ATGACACAGGATTGTATCTTCTGCAAGATCGTGACGGGCGAGATCCCGGCGGACATTGTTTATCAGGACGAACAAGTTACCGCATTCCGGGACATCGATCCTCAGGCCCCGGTGCACGTCCTGCTGGTGCCCAACGAGCATATCTCCTCCCTGGGTGCTGTCGACAACTCAAACGCGGAGACCCTCGGTCATCTCATGAGCGTCGTGTCCCAGATCGCGCAGTCGGAGGGGATTGCCGAGTCTGGCTTTCGCCTGGTATTCAATACCGGCAAGGATGGCGGCATGGCGGTCCACCATCTGCACGGGCACATCCTGGGCGGCAGGCAGATGGGATGGCCTCCTGGCTGA
- a CDS encoding oxidoreductase — translation MSNNNHWTTENIPDQTGRVAIVTGANSGLGFETSKALAAKGAAVIMACRNVEKGNAAAEKIRGENPSGNVQVMQLDLADLDSIQRFAGAFPDTFDRLDLLTNNAGVMAIPQAQTANGFEMQFGTNHLGHFALTSLLIGQLLETSPNGRVVTVSSNTHRIGNIDLANLNAEKSYSRWHAYGLSKLANLLFAYELQRKLQAAGSSVISVAAHPGYSSTNLQGNSGIFSMLNPILAQSQEMGALPSLYAATEPEVNGGDYIGPSGFMEQRGYPRKVKSSDRSYDEATAARLWQVSEKLTGANFPV, via the coding sequence ATGTCAAATAACAATCATTGGACCACAGAGAACATTCCCGATCAGACTGGCCGCGTCGCCATCGTGACCGGCGCCAACAGCGGTCTTGGCTTTGAGACATCCAAGGCCCTGGCCGCCAAAGGCGCCGCGGTCATCATGGCCTGTCGCAATGTAGAAAAAGGCAATGCCGCGGCCGAAAAGATACGTGGGGAGAATCCTTCTGGCAACGTTCAAGTCATGCAACTCGACCTGGCCGATCTGGACTCGATCCAGCGCTTCGCCGGAGCGTTCCCCGACACTTTCGACCGACTCGACCTGCTGACCAACAACGCCGGCGTGATGGCAATCCCTCAAGCTCAAACCGCCAACGGCTTTGAGATGCAGTTCGGCACCAACCACCTGGGTCACTTCGCCCTCACCAGTTTGCTGATCGGGCAATTGCTGGAGACATCGCCGAACGGCCGGGTTGTGACCGTCAGCAGCAATACTCACCGCATTGGCAACATCGATCTCGCCAACCTCAATGCGGAAAAGTCTTACTCCCGATGGCATGCCTACGGGCTAAGCAAACTGGCTAACCTGCTCTTCGCCTACGAGCTTCAAAGGAAACTGCAGGCTGCCGGTAGCTCTGTGATTAGCGTAGCTGCCCACCCGGGCTACTCGTCAACCAACCTGCAAGGCAATTCCGGTATCTTCAGTATGCTGAATCCGATCCTGGCCCAGAGTCAGGAGATGGGCGCCCTGCCTTCCCTGTACGCTGCCACGGAACCAGAAGTGAACGGTGGCGATTACATCGGTCCCAGTGGATTCATGGAGCAGCGCGGCTATCCCAGGAAGGTGAAGTCCAGCGACCGTTCCTACGATGAAGCCACCGCTGCCAGGCTGTGGCAGGTCTCGGAGAAACTGACGGGCGCGAACTTCCCTGTTTAG